One Solanum lycopersicum chromosome 4, SLM_r2.1 DNA window includes the following coding sequences:
- the LOC101247423 gene encoding uncharacterized protein, whose protein sequence is MGSEVLQFLTPPILFNPLSSPLRYRFPLNSTTSNSTRCVPTSSGRWEGAGGRWHSNRNRPKDYQGFSWDDEIRANDKGEEFGFGGSTKQRIWWSCDPSTWGDEYDIEDEEAGIDGFMSMEGSIGFSWVMKVLRAFGWMLPAIIMSVVLGTGTNTIIMALALPLAQSALSLVMDAIWGWSDEGPRSSYKKKKRRCARAASNPGTTMGKGVNTRNGKVRDCQSSNGAPDRKKSGSTLNFGGWDELDNHGMEGHQEKSLNQSLAEPKQWTDGKLSKRIGRGGTPFVLRLLIAVFPFLGSWTKLL, encoded by the exons ATGGGGAGTGAAGTTCTTCAATTCCTCACTCCCCCTATTCTTTTCAATCCCTTATCCTCTCCATTACGCTACAGATTCCCACTGAACAGTACTACTTCAAATTCCACACGCTGTGTTCCTACCAGCTCCGGCCGTTGGGAAGGTGCCGGCGGCCGCTGGCACAGCAACAGGAATCGCCCGAAGGACTACCAGGGCTTTAGCTGGGATGATGAAATTAGGGCTAATGATAAGGGAGAAGAGTTTGGTTTTGGAGGATCCACGAAGCAGCGGATTTGGTGGTCCTGTGATCCATCTACTTGGGGAGATGAGTATGATATTGAAGATGAAGAAGCTGGAATTGATGGTTTTATGAGTATGGAGGGTTCCATTGGTTTTTCCTGGGTGATgaag GTGCTGAGAGCCTTTGGTTGGATGCTTCCAGCTATTATTATGTCAGTAGTACTTGGAACAGGCACAAATACTATTATCATGGCATTAGCACTTCCTTTGGCACAGTCTGCTCTTTCATTAGTGATGGATGCCATCTGGGGATGGTCCGATGAAGGTCCACGATCCAgttacaagaaaaagaaaagacgCTGTGCTAGAGCAGCGAGCAACCCTGGAACAACAATGGGAAAAGGAGTAAATACTCGAAATGGCAAGGTTCGAGATTGTCAGTCCTCAAATGGTGCACCAGATAGAAAAAAGTCAGGAAGCACTCTAAACTTTGGTGGTTGGGATGAACTAGACAATCATGGGATGGAAGGACATCAGGAAAAGTCCCTCAATCAGAGTCTGGCTGAACCAAAACAATGGACTGATGGTAAATTGAGCAAGAGAATCGGAAGGGGAGGAACTCCATTTGTATTGAGACTGCTAATTGCTGTTTTCCCATTCTTAGGATCCTGGACCAAGCTACTGTAA